The genomic segment CTATTAGGTCTTCAAAATTTGTTGGTTTTATCCTCTTTAATAAATCCTGCATTCCAGATGATTCAAGCTGAAATAAGCCAATGGATTCTCCATTTGAAAGAAGCTCATATGCCTTTTTATCATCAATGGGAATTTTCTTTATGTTTATCTCAATACCTCGTTTTTCCTTTATTAGCTTTATTGTATCATGGATTACGGTAAGATTAACAAGCCCAAGAAAATCCATTTTAAGAAGACCTATTGCCTCAATATCATCCTTTGAATATTGTGTTGCAATCCTTCCAGATGATGGGTCTTTGTATAGAGGAACAATATCTGTGAGGGGAAGAGAGCTAATAACTATGCCTGCTGCATGGGTTGAGGCATGCCTTGTAAGACCTTCAAGCCTAATTGCTATATCAATAAGCTCCTTTTTTTTTTCATCTTTATATTCCTCTTTGAAGCTTGGGATTTTAACCAATGCCTCATGTAGGGTAACACCTAGCTCCTCATTAAGCATTTTGGCAAGCTTATCACAATCAGTGTATGAGAAATCAAGAACCCTTCCAGTATCACGCAAAACCTGCCTTGCAAGCATTGTTCCAAAGGTAATTATCTGGGCTGTTTTATCAGAGCCATATTTTTTTGTTACATAGGAAAGAATCTCATCCCTTCTTTTATAACAAAAATCTATGTCAATATCTGGCATACTAACCCTATTTGGATTTAAAAATCTTTCAAATAAAAGGTTATATTTTAAAGGGTCTACATCTGTAATCCCAAGGCAATAGGCAACAATAGAGCCAGCAACAGAGCCTCTTCCTGGTCCTGTGGGAATTCCCTCTTTTTGTGCATATTGAATAAGGTCGTGAATAATAAGGAAATATCCTGCATATTTCATTTTTGAAATAACGGAAAGCTCATATTCAAGCCTTTTCATTGCTTGTTCATCATCTTCGTACCTCTCCTTTAACCCATTCATACATAACCTTCTTAAAGCTTCATCTGGCTCTTCATCCCCTGTTTCATAGTGTGGAAGATATAGGTTTCCAAATTCAAGCTCAAGGTTACAGGCATCCACTATTAAGTGCGTATTTTCTATGGAAGATGGACAATCTGAAAACAATTGCTTCATTTCATCCTCTGTTTTAAAATAAAGCTCTCTAGTTTGAAATTTTAGCCTTTTTTCTTCATTTATTTTTTTTCCTGTCTGGATACAGATAAGGACATCATGTGCAGGATAATCAGCCCTTTCTAAATAATGGATGTCATTTGTTGCAACAAGACCAATGGAGAGCCTTTTTCCTATCTCAATTAAACCCTTTCTTATAATTTCTTCCTCAGGCATATTGTGGTTTAAAAGCTCAAGATAAAAATTTCTGCTGCCAAATATATTAAGGTATTCATTTGCCTTTTTTTCTGCCTCATCAATTCTTCCATCTAATATAAGCCTTGGGATTATACCCTTTGTGCAACCAGATAAGGCAATTATTCCCTTGCTGTATTCCTTAAGAAGGCTTTCGTCTATCCTTGGCTTATAGTAAAATCCTGTAAGATAGCTTATGCTTACAAGCTTTATAAGGTTTTTGTAGCCATCCCTGTTCTTTGCAAGGAGGGTAATATGGGAAAGGGTCTCCTTCTGCCTTTCTTTTATATTATTACAAACATAAAATTCGCATCCAATTATAGGCTTTATGCCATGGGCAAGAGCTGTTTTGTAAAACTTTATAGCACCAAACATATTTCCATGGTCTGTTATAGCCAAAGCTGGCATTGAAAGGCTCTCTGCCTTTTTCACAAGGCTTTCAACCCTTATTGCTCCGTCTAATAAGCTATACTCAGAATGACAATGGAGATGGATAAATTTCATTTACAAAAATTATATTTAGCCAATTGGGTTAAGGCAAGGAAAAATAGGGCAAAGACTTTCTTAAGTTCGGGTATTTCCTCTCTATGTTCAAGCCGATCAGCCAAAACTCGCAAAGCCAATGTTTTGACTTTGGCAATTGCTTCTTGTTAGGTTTGCCCATAAACCATTACACCCGGTAAATCAGATACTTCGGCAATCCATCGGCCATCAATTTCTCTCTCAATTTCAATATACATTATTAGAAGTATAGGGTTTCTTAACCTTAGATCTCACCTGCCCGAGCGAAGCGTTGGAGAATTAGAACTCTACAAACTCTTCTGGATAGTGAGAAAGATCCAGTTTTTCTTCATCGGGAATAGGACGAATTCCCCACTGTTGCATAGCCAGGGCTCC from the bacterium genome contains:
- a CDS encoding DNA polymerase III subunit alpha encodes the protein MKFIHLHCHSEYSLLDGAIRVESLVKKAESLSMPALAITDHGNMFGAIKFYKTALAHGIKPIIGCEFYVCNNIKERQKETLSHITLLAKNRDGYKNLIKLVSISYLTGFYYKPRIDESLLKEYSKGIIALSGCTKGIIPRLILDGRIDEAEKKANEYLNIFGSRNFYLELLNHNMPEEEIIRKGLIEIGKRLSIGLVATNDIHYLERADYPAHDVLICIQTGKKINEEKRLKFQTRELYFKTEDEMKQLFSDCPSSIENTHLIVDACNLELEFGNLYLPHYETGDEEPDEALRRLCMNGLKERYEDDEQAMKRLEYELSVISKMKYAGYFLIIHDLIQYAQKEGIPTGPGRGSVAGSIVAYCLGITDVDPLKYNLLFERFLNPNRVSMPDIDIDFCYKRRDEILSYVTKKYGSDKTAQIITFGTMLARQVLRDTGRVLDFSYTDCDKLAKMLNEELGVTLHEALVKIPSFKEEYKDEKKKELIDIAIRLEGLTRHASTHAAGIVISSLPLTDIVPLYKDPSSGRIATQYSKDDIEAIGLLKMDFLGLVNLTVIHDTIKLIKEKRGIEINIKKIPIDDKKAYELLSNGESIGLFQLESSGMQDLLKRIKPTNFEDLIALLALHRPGPLKSGMVYDFIERKHKRKKIEYSTPLLKPILAQTYGVIVYQEQVMQIAETLAGFSMSAADELRRGMSKKQEDKMRKMRDEFIKGCIKHNHSEHLASSIYDLIARFAEYGFNKSHSAAYALIAYQTSYLKANYPLEFMSSLITNEFSNQDKVASYINECRRMGIAILPPDINSSYPYFAIEDGNIRFSLTAIKHVGELAALSIVNARKKESFSSLSDFCNRVDTRLVNKRVLESLIKAGAFDCLGKRASLILALDKVIETNGKKTNQISLFEEEVKPVDVPEWDEMQKLALEKELTGVYISGHPLERYKNRLLGYGSITSLFDKDDGCFVSIAGMIRKVKKAKTKKGDAMAFMEIEDLTGGIEVVLFPEAYKISENKVVKDTIVIVEGRVDKKTEPKVIADKVLSFDERKPTIHLRLSNLCEDILYKIKEITSSFSGNCPFYLHFGKNKGERVLLAGEKIKLDEGMFANLAEVVGGENVWVE